In the Silvanigrella aquatica genome, TCGATAAATATTATGTTCACGCCAAATATAATTCACTAAATTAAATCGGCTTCCTAATACGCTTGGATTTCTAAAATAAAGATAAGTAGAACAATTTTCATTTTTACAACCATATGTAAAGTTAACAGTATAAAGTCTGCCAATGAAATTTGTGTCATACAATCCAATGACAAAATAGGAAATACCACCTCCGGATCCAAAAAGAAAATAGGGTAACAGAGTCCATTTTTCATCAACATTGACAATAATATCTAATTTTTTATTATCTTCAGGATTTTCTATTATTTGAATATTAATATCGATAAATACCTGTAAGTTTTTTAAATTTTGCATAGAGCTATGTAAGTTAGATTTTTTAAATTTTTCCCCAGCTATGAGATCCATGTTTTCTTCAATGACATCGTCACTGGTTCTGATATTTCCGACATATTTTATAGAAGATATTATTCTGTTTTCAGCGTTTTTGGGAAGAATATACTTTATAGATTTAGTTTCTTTTGGAATTTCCTCTTCTCTAGGGATTTCTAAATTGAACAAATTTGTATTCTGTGCATAAGAAAATTGTGAAATAAAAATAGATACAAAAAAAATAAAAAAAAGAAGATATTTTTTATAGTTTTGATCATTCTTTTTCACAGATATTTATTTTCCTGAATTAGTTTTTAATAATTAAAAATTTTAAAATAGCTTCCTCACAATTTTGAACAATTTCGTCATAGCTATAAACACCTTCATCAAAAAGCCATTGTAATGCAATGCCATCGATCATAGCAATGATCATGCTGGCAAATTGTTGAGAATCTCCTTTTCGGAAAACACCTTGAGTGATGCCTTGCTGAATTATCACAGCAATAGAATTACGAAATTTAGCATAATGACTTGCCACTTCTTGTCTTACTTTTTCTTTTTGATCGATTTGAGTCCAGAAATCCATGTTAATTCTGTAATACTCTCTTTTATTTTGAACGATACTTGAACACATCCAGATTACGTTTGTCAGTCTTGCTACGGGGTCGGGATTTAAATCACCTGAGTGAAGAAGATTTTCAATATCAGCACTGACATGATCAAGAACAGTCATCATGAGATCTTCTTTATTTAAAAAATAATAGTGAATAATTCCTTTGGAAACATCAGCGACCCTTGCGACATCTTGCATTGAAAAATTGCTATAGCCATAACGGGTTATACACTCGATAGTTGCATTAATGATTTGAGTTTTTCTTTCAGAAGCGAGGTCGGAACGGCTCATAATTTTTATTCCTGTATAATATCGTCAAATTCATATCTGGGAAGGAACGGATAGTCTTCCAAGAACTAAAATAGCTTAAGATCAAAGTACCATGAGTCAAGGCAAACATTCACAAACAAAGGAAATTTAAGGCCTAAGGAAAGACATATGTACGATTTGCTTCAGGTCATGCAGCAAGACGGGTACCTGTCTTCTGGCGAACTCATTGCCTTAAGAAAGACCTGCAAAGAACTGGGTGAAAACCCTGTTCGTGTGTTGCGTTCCTTGAATATCGCTTCACCAGAGCAAATACAAGAATACTTACAAAGGTATTTTAGAGTAAACGCTTTAGGCGATCAGGCTATTAAGTTGCTTGATGAAGGATATCAAACATATATACCCATTGATTTAGCAATTCATTACAGTTGTTTTGGATTAGGAGAAGAGCATTCTGCGTTGTATGTCGCTATGGAGGATCCCTCTGATAGAGGAACAGTGCAGCAGCTTCGCTTTTTTTTAAACAAAAGAATTATTGCCATTGCTGCTAATGTTTATCAATTGGCAGAAGGATTGTCTAAAATATATCGTGTCAGTATTCCCAATTTACGTTTAACCACTGTAATTGAACGTTCACGGGGTGTTGTGGGAGGGATTCGATACGAAGTTCCCCCTCCTGTAAAAGCGCACACTTTAAATAATTCAAATGCAGGTGCTAGTTTATCTGCTGATAACATTTCCGATGTCGATGCTTTTGTCGCAACGACTCCCGAAAGCAAATTGGGTAAAAAAACTCGAAAAACTGAAAAAGTAAAAGAGGTTCTCCCCGATTTAGAACCTTCAGCAGAAATAACGAAGCCTGATTTTTCAGCAATACCGAATGCTCCTGCAGTTGGATTTATCGATGGCAGCAGTGGCGAAGTAGAGCAGGGAACTCTGGAAGCGCAACCACCACAATCTCCTCCCTCAGAAGAAGGGATTGCAGCTGCTGAAACTCCTGTTGCGGAAGAAAGTGCGTCTGATGATAATCTTATTTCCGAAGAGGAGCCCTCTGTGAGTGAGGATCCT is a window encoding:
- a CDS encoding TetR/AcrR family transcriptional regulator gives rise to the protein MSRSDLASERKTQIINATIECITRYGYSNFSMQDVARVADVSKGIIHYYFLNKEDLMMTVLDHVSADIENLLHSGDLNPDPVARLTNVIWMCSSIVQNKREYYRINMDFWTQIDQKEKVRQEVASHYAKFRNSIAVIIQQGITQGVFRKGDSQQFASMIIAMIDGIALQWLFDEGVYSYDEIVQNCEEAILKFLIIKN